CATGGCGCTTGTCACCGGGTGGAGTTTCCCGCTTGCTGATGGCGAGGCAGGAGCACCCCATAATTCAGCGCGTGGACGTGGATGAGCTATTGGGTACGGAGGCGGAATCCCTTCCTCAGGAAGGCTGGTCACGCTTGCCTAGTTCGGTGCTGATGATCCGCATGCGATTTCGCTCCAGCGTGATTCGCTACGAATACGAAGTGAGTTTCGAGTCCACCGATATGCGTTTGCCTCCGTGGCAATTTTTACAACGAAGGACCTTGTCGATAGATGCTCCTGAATCAAACGCTGCAACTCAGATTCATACAACGCCTGGCGTACTCGCAGCCCCGCTTGTGGCAGGTCCTTGGGGATGACGGGGGGCCAGTGCTCGAATGGTCCGATTCGCCTCGGGGAGTCTGGGGAAACCTCGCAGCGCAATGGATCATTGAGCGATCACAGTGCCTCTATCGCTGCGTGGATCTGAAGCATGTGCCCAGAGGGCAGCGTGCCCGGGCGTTGGCTCTGAAACTGGGGAGCCTGTCGCCGTATCGCCACTCAGGACATTACGCGGTGTGGCGCGGTGGTTCAGTCCTGCTGTGGATGTGGGATGGGGAGCGACAACAGGCGCTCGCGCATTCGAGCGTAACCGTGCCCAGACGCTATCGCTGCATTCCGGAACCACTTCTGCTGCCGCCCCCAACTGACCAGGCAGGTTTCGTAGGACGGATTTTAGCGACCAGGTGCGGGTTCGACCTGCAGGTATGGAGTTCCGGCTGTCTGTTGTTCAGCAGCTTCCATCGCACGTTGCCGTCCAAACAAGACATCAATTTCGCCCTTCGCAGCATCTCTGGCTCAGAGTGGACCGCCTATCCGGAGGTCGAGACCATCGAATCCAGCACACGTCCGTGGGCATATTCGGGCTCGACTGGCAGGGGCGCGCAGTGGGAGCGCTGGCTACCTCACGCGGTGTTCTCGATAGTGATGCTGGGGTGCTCCTTTCAGCTTTCCCAGGGGGCGAGCTGGTGGTGGGCCGAACATAGCCTGGAGCGCGAAAGTGCGGCACTGAGCTCCCGTATTGAACCATTGCTCGATGCCAGGAATCGTGCGGAGCAGGCTCGCTCGGATGCTCAACTACTGAGCCAACGCATGCGAGCAGCCCCCTCTCAGATCGAAATGCTGCGGACTCTGCATGGCTTGCTTCCAGACGACAGCAAACTGCTGAACTGGCGTTATCGGGGTAACGAGTTGGAACTGCTCATCGATACACAGAATTCGGATCCAAGATTCTTCGTGCAGCGACTACAGCGGGACGGGCACTTCCAAAATGTGCGGGTCGAACCCTCATCCCGCGGGGATGGGTTGCAGTTGAGCATGACCTTAAGATGAGAAACTGCCAATGAACGAGCTCAGGTTGGCGTCGCGCCATCAATGGCTGCGCCTGGTGCAGCAATGGCAGGACCAGCGGCGCCTAAGGTTCGCCTGCTGGTTGATCATGGCGCTGCTGGGTGCTCATGGGGTCGCTCTATGTAGCGACTGGCGGCAATCACAGCGATTGGGCTACCAGAGTGCTGAAACCAATCTCGGCAAGATGAAAGCGCTGGCCAGCCAATCCTATTGGCTGGATCGTGCTGTTCAGGCGGAGGACCTGTTGGCGAAGTTGAATGCGCAATTGTGGCAGGCACCGAATGCTTCGCTGGCTCGCGCCGACGTCCAGGCATGGCTCGATGTGCAGGTGAAGCAGGCTGGCATTCCTGAGCCCCGGATCAACGTACTACCGCCGCTGGAGTTTTCAGCAGAAGGACAGGATGCGCGCATCGAGGTCCAACTGCGCGGCGGCTTCGAGCCCAGTAGTTATGGAAGGCTTCTGCAGGCTCTGGAAAGTACGTCGCAATGGGTCAGCATTGATGCAGCGGAGGTGAGCAACGGTGTCACTCCGGCGATCAATCTTCAGCTGGCATTTCATTTTCGCAGTGGAACGCAGTCTCTTCCTTAGTCGGGCGGCGCTGGCCCAGTCGTCGTGCGGTGCGACTTTGCACCACAATCTACAGAAGTTTCCTTCAAAGCAGCGGCCAGATACTGAGTTGGTCCGGTGACAAAATCAGAGCCCATCTGATCATCGTGGTCAGACTTGGCTAACTGCTTCCGATGGCGTCCGATGGCCCCGCTCAAGCTTATTCGTTTTTACGTCCTGTTGGGCTGTGCCGGTATCGCTGCCGGCCTGTTGCTCCAGCCCCACCCTCGATTAGATGTTGACGCTAGTGCGGATGTCGAGGAGTGGGCACTACCCTCAGTTCTCTCTCGATCCCTCAATGGCACAGCGGCTTCGGAGCTGGGTGCTTTGTCGTGGTGGGCAAACCCTGATCCCCCTCCGTCGAATGCCCAGGCTTCTGAAAGCGCTTCGGGCGTGACAAAGCTCAAGGTGGATTGGTTCTTCCACGGCGTCATCGCGGTTGGCGCGAAGCGCTTCGCACTGGTGGCCAAAGACTTGTCTTCGCCCGTTGAGCGCTTTGCCGTTGGTGATCAATTGCCCGGAGGTGAGCGGCTGGAGAGCATTGGTCAACAGGGTATCCGTTTCTCATTGTCGCAAGACAGGCAGGACAAGGATTTTGAAAGGAAACTCTATGCTCCCGTTGAATAAGGCTTTTCCCCCATTCCCCCCACAAGCATTGCTGCTTGCCTTGTGCCTGGCTGTCAACGCCGGTTGTACCACCGAGTCACTTTCCTTCCCATCGCCGTTGGTGGCGTCTGCGGAAAAGCCGAGAGCCGACGAGAGTACGGTAGGCAATGGTCGCGAGAGCGCCTCGGTGAGCGGCTCTGGTTTATCCAGAGGGCCGACGATAGCCGCCACACCTGCACCTGAAAGGGTACCTACCGGGGGATTGGTCGACAGGACGGATCGGCTCGTGCTGGATGACAAGGCAGCAGATATCACGGTGAATGTAGAAGATGTAACACTCCCGGCGTTCATCAACGAAGTATTCGGTAACGTGCTAGGGCTGCCGTTTGAAATAGACAATGCACTGAAGAACAAGACAGATCGCGTCACGTTGCGGCTGCAACAGTCTCAGACCCGGCAGACGGTATACAACATTGCTTCTCAGGTCATGACCAACTACGGGATCGAGATTGCCAGGCAGGGTGGTGTACTTAGGTTCCAGATCAAGCAACTGGGGTTGAGCCCTGATGAGCCACCAATACTCATCAGTGGTGACGCAAGGCCGGACGTGCCGATTTCGTATAGGCCTGTCTTCCAGTTTGTTCCCCTGCACAACGTTGATCCCAAGGATGTCATCCCCTGGCTGAACAGTGCATACGAAAAATCCGGTCTGAATGCCAATGCCGACGGCGCACGCGGCGGATTGATGCTCAAAGGGATGTCATCGATCGTCAGTCAGGCGGCTCAGGCCGTCGAGTTGCTGGATAGGCCATTCATGAGGGGGCAGAACAGCCTTCGTATCGACCCGGCATTCATTACGTCCGAAAGTCTGGCCAAGCAACTGAAAGAGCTGCTCGCGGCCCAGGGTTATAGCGTGGGCATCGGCGAGGCATCTGGCAGCGTTGTTCTGGTTCCTCTGGAAAGCTCCAACGGCCTGATCGTCTTTTCTAGCCAGCAAGCGCTATTGAATCTTGTGAGGGATTGGGCGGGGCAGGTTGATCGCGCTCCGTTGACTAGTGCGGTCGGTGAAGGTGATGGCTCGGAGAGAGAGGGGTTGTTCTTCTATGAGGCGCGCAATACGCGAGCCAGTGAGCTTGCAAAATCGTTGCGCTCATTGGTGTCGGGGCTGAACGCTCCTGGAGGAGCCTACGGCCTGACACCCGATTTGGCCGGGGGGGCTTCCCGTCGTGCTTCGGCCAATAGCCCTCCGCCGTTCCGTTCCCCCCAGGATCGTGGAAACTCTGATATGGGGGGGGGCAATGGCTCTTCCGGATTGTCACCACTTCTGCGGCTGGCAGGGACGCAAGCCTTGTTAGGTAGCGGGGAGAGTGGCTCGCTGATGGACAGCCTGGCCTCCAGTGTGGCTGGCAGCGGTACGATCGTCGAAGATGAAAACCGCAACGCCATTCTGTTCCGTGGACCAGGGCGAGTGTGGCAACAGATGCAGCCGCTGCTTCGTCAATTGGACAAGCCGGCACGACAGGTTCTGATTGAGGTCACTATTGCCAGCGTAGACCTGGTAGACAACCAGAGCGTCGGATTTTCCTGGGCATTTCTGGATGGGCATGCGGATAGTGGCCCTGGCTTTTCCAGGGAAATCTCAGGTAATTCGAAGACCGGTTTCACATATATGATCAATACGGCGGGTGGAGCGATGGCCGCCCTGAATGCCTTGGCAACGGACTCTCGATCCAGAATTCTTGCGACTCCCCGTGTAATGGTTAAGAGCGGTGAGCAGGCAAATATCAATGTTGGTACGGATATTCCAGTAGTCACTGGGCAGCAGAATGACAATAGTAGTACTGGAGGGACTTCCAACATTCTTCAGAGTATTTCCTACCGGTCTACAGGGGTAATCCTGAATGTATCGCCAGTTATTTATTCGAATAACCGAGTGGATCTGACGGTAAGTCAGGAAGTTAGCTCCTCTGGTGCGAATGGCGGTGGAGGTAGTGGAGGATCAACGGGAAGCTTGACGCCTAGTATAACCAGGACTTCCTTGGAGACGGCCCTGACGTTACAAAGTGGAGGGTCCATCTTTATGGGGGGGTTGATTCGTGAGAATGGCGATGATGGAAACGATGGGGTTCCATTTCTCAAGGATATACCAGGCAT
The Pseudomonas triclosanedens DNA segment above includes these coding regions:
- a CDS encoding type II secretion system protein GspD; translated protein: MLPLNKAFPPFPPQALLLALCLAVNAGCTTESLSFPSPLVASAEKPRADESTVGNGRESASVSGSGLSRGPTIAATPAPERVPTGGLVDRTDRLVLDDKAADITVNVEDVTLPAFINEVFGNVLGLPFEIDNALKNKTDRVTLRLQQSQTRQTVYNIASQVMTNYGIEIARQGGVLRFQIKQLGLSPDEPPILISGDARPDVPISYRPVFQFVPLHNVDPKDVIPWLNSAYEKSGLNANADGARGGLMLKGMSSIVSQAAQAVELLDRPFMRGQNSLRIDPAFITSESLAKQLKELLAAQGYSVGIGEASGSVVLVPLESSNGLIVFSSQQALLNLVRDWAGQVDRAPLTSAVGEGDGSEREGLFFYEARNTRASELAKSLRSLVSGLNAPGGAYGLTPDLAGGASRRASANSPPPFRSPQDRGNSDMGGGNGSSGLSPLLRLAGTQALLGSGESGSLMDSLASSVAGSGTIVEDENRNAILFRGPGRVWQQMQPLLRQLDKPARQVLIEVTIASVDLVDNQSVGFSWAFLDGHADSGPGFSREISGNSKTGFTYMINTAGGAMAALNALATDSRSRILATPRVMVKSGEQANINVGTDIPVVTGQQNDNSSTGGTSNILQSISYRSTGVILNVSPVIYSNNRVDLTVSQEVSSSGANGGGGSGGSTGSLTPSITRTSLETALTLQSGGSIFMGGLIRENGDDGNDGVPFLKDIPGIGYLFGARNSNKSKSEVVMLIQPYIIEGAEDAREITEKLRQMVEPGLGCSKVPGSCG